The genomic interval CCCATCATTTACAATCTGGGCATTATCATCGGAGGCTGGTTGCTGGGAGGGCATCTGGGGGTTGCCGGGCTATCGTGGGGCGCGCTGGCAGGCGCGGTTGTGGGTAACCTGTTGCTGCAGATGGCTTTCCTGCGTCGGGTGGGGGTACGCTATGCGTTCAGCCTTGACCTCAAACACCCCGGCGTGGTGAAGGTCGGCAAGCTGGTGCTGCCGGTGATATTGGGGCTATCTTTGCCGCAGGTGTTTGTGTTGATTAACCGCGCCTTCGCCTCGCTGTTGCCGCCGGGGGCGGTATCTGCGCTGGATAACGCCAATAAACAGATGCAGGCGCCACTGGGCATTTTCGCGCAGGCTATCAGCATCGCGGTGTTTCCGACGCTCAGCGCACAGGCCGCGCGGGGCGACATGGAAGCGTTCCGCCGCACCCTACTGCAGGGCTTGCGGGCGTTATGGTTCCTCACCGTGCCGGTTTCCGTGCTGATGATGGTACTCTCCACCGACATCGTTTCCATCCTTCTTCAATACAAGAAGTTCACCCCGTACGACACGCGCATCACCGCTGAGGCGCTGGTGTTCTACTGCATCGGTCTGTTCGCCTTCTCCAGTCAGGCGATACTCAACCGCGCGTTCTACGCGGTGCAGGATACGGTGACGCCGGTGGTCATCGGCACGCTGACCACGCTGGTGTTCGTGCCGTTGAACTGGTGGCTGATGGGTCCTCTGGCGCACAAAGGGCTGGCACTAGCGGGGTCTATCGCCGCGATACTGCATGTGGTCTGGATGCTGTACGCGCTGCGCAAGAAGGTGCAGGTACCCGTGCACCAGCTGTGGGTGCCGTTCGCGAAAGTGGTGCTTGCCACCCTCGCCGCCGGAGCCCTTGGTTACTTTATCAGGCACGGACTGTCTGCCACACTGACCCTGCTACAGTGGCACCCGAAGCTGGTGTCTTTGGTCACTATTGCAGTGGTCAGCCTGGCGAGCGGTGGGTTATACCTTGCCCTCGCCAGGCTGGTAGGTGCGGAGGAGTTGGAGTATGCGCAGAAAGCCTTACGTAGCCGCTCGCAGGGAGGCTAGTCATCTCCTATCGCACCGAAGTTGCGCACCAGTATGCCAAAGTCGAACAGGTTCACCTCCTCGTCGCCATCGAGGTCGGCGTTGGCGTCCCAGTTCGAGTCGCCCGACACACTGCCAAACGCCGCCACCATCTGCCCGAAGTCGAGCAGGGTGACCTCATTATCTCCATCGACGTCCCCGTTGGTCAACGACGCGGCGAGGCGCACTCTGCCCGACAGGTTTACACCGCTCAGGGTTCGGCGTAGCCAGTGTGATGCCTTCAGGGAGACATCGTATGTGCCTCGCAGAGAGGTTTCCAAACGAAAACTTCCGTTTTCGTCGAGGGTGAGCATGTGGCGTTCCGCAGGGCTGGTGGAGCTTGGCTCACGCAGCTGCACCTCCACCTGAACTCCAGCGGGCGATGCCAGATAATCCTCGAGCGAAACCTGCCCGAACAGCTCGGTTCGCGAGGCCGCAACATGCAAGCGTGCGACCTGCACGGGCAGGTTTTCGCCAAAGCGATGGTAGCGGGTACTACCGTCGGTAACCAGCAATGAGTTGGGTTTGGTGCGGGTGCTGTCAGGCTGGCTATACACCGTTATCGGTATATCCGTGCCCACCGGCGCGTTCTCCGCCAACTTGAGGTAGACGTGTCCCACGAAGAAAGGCTCGTTCACTGTGCTGCCGCCCGGCGCAAGCACTACCCAGATTGCACCAGAGGGAGTCTCGACGCTGCTGGCAGAGTCTGTGGGACGCAACAGATTGGCGCGGAGAGGAGGTGTCTGTGTCGAGACAGCGGCTCGCGTCTGTGCGGTTAGCCCCAGCTGTTGAATCTGCGGATGCCAGAAAGCGTTCTCAGCAACCTCTGAGAGGTTGGGCGTCACTGCCTGGAGGTACGGGTGGTCTATGCGCAGGTATGCGCTGCACAGATACCAGCGCGTGACGTCACCCTGTGGGACGAAGCGGAAGCCCACACTCAGCCGCACCAACGCACCCGGCTCAACCTCCAGCGAAGATACCGGTGCGGTTGGCAGGTTCGGAGTCGGTGTCGCGTCCGCCACTGCCGCCGGCGACACATCGAGAAACAGTGTTGGCTGTGCCCACGCGGGCAGCCACAGGCACAAAGACAAGGATAGAACTATCCAAACTCGGTTTCGCATCGGAGTACCTCCCTACTCGCGTCCCGGATGGTGCAGGTCGATGCGTCCATCCGGCGTCCAGGTCTGCTCGAAGCGCATCCATTTGGCATGACCGTCCACGAAGGTGTAGTTTGCTCCGCCCAGGTGCCAGGTCATTGCCAGCTCGTCTTCGGGCAAGAAGAAAGTACCGCAATCGTTGGGCCAGCGCCATGCGCCAGCATGATAGTGGTCAATGGTGGCGTTCGGCTTGGCTTCGGCGATGTAGATGGTTCGCGCAGGAGCAACCACTGAAGCCAGACTATTGTAGCCAGCACAGTTCGTGGTCAGCTCGTCCACGCCCAATCGTGGCAGCATCCAGAAGTTGGTCACATAGCTGGTCTGACGCACCGTTCGGAAGCCGGGCAGAGGCCTTGTCCAGTTGGTGCTGGGGTCCGACGGACAGCGGTAAAGCAGCTTCGTTTTGGTGTACGGCTCCAGTGACCGCACCCACACCCACGGGGCGTTGGTACCCGTATGCGAATCCAGAGGGAATCGCTCGTCGTAGTCCTGTATATACATGTTGACCGCCAGCCCCATCTGCCGCATGTTGCTCAGACAGGCAGATTGTCGTGCCTTTTCGCGCGCCTGTGCGAAAACTGGGAACAGAATGGCTGCCAGTATCGCGATAATCGCAATGACCACCAGCAACTCTATCAGGGTAAAGGCTTGCTTGTGTTGCTGCATCTGCATCCTTATCCACCTCCTTGGAGAAGGGCGGGGGGAAGTAGCCCCCCTGCCCAGGTTACAGCGAGATGACCATATCGGGCGGATTACTCGCCAGTGCCTGATACAGGTCGGGGAAACAGCCTACCTGCACTCCTTCGACCGTATCGACGACGTGGCACTCGGCAGGCTCACGCAACCCCTGTCCTGTGACAGGGTCGCACCATCGAGGTTTGCCTTTCGCCAGGTTGCGCTCCAGAGCGCACATGTCGCACATCATCAGCAAGATGTTTCGCTCCTTCGCGACCTTTGCCAGACGCTCCCCGATGGGGTCGCCCTTGCGCAGCACGAACGTGTTGTCATCGAAGAAGAACATGCCGACGACATCCACGCCGTGTGTGCCCGCCTCCAGCTGGGGCAGAATCATCTGCGCCAGCTTGTAGGACGCCGAGCGCGGCATGATGAACACGTAAGCGACTTTCAACTATCGCCTCCTCCTGCTCAGCAGCAGCAGTCCCGTACCGGTTGCCAGCACCGCTAAAGAGGCTGGCTCGGGTACCGGGTTGAACTTGATAGTGTACACCAGCGAGTTGCCCAGCGCAGTGCCGTCGTGGGCGATGCCGTTGACCAGCTGGAACTGCCACAGCTTCGGGGCAAAATCGGACGTAGCGAAAACCACATGCTTGTGGACGGACTCCGGGTCATCGGGGTCATACATCAGCGTCAGCTCGCCCACAGTGCCGATACCGAAGATGGGGGCGTCATCACCCTCCACCACCCCGAACAGCTCAGAACTGACGAACAGCTGGCGGATAGTGACCTGCTTGAGCATCGGTTCATCGCCGTTTAGCGGGCTGATGGTGTGGTCGTGGTCTCCATGGGCGAAGTCGAACCCAATATCCACCACGTAGAAGCCAAGCCCTGTTGGCTCCATGTTCACCGTCAGCCAGTACGGCTCTTGCGTGAGCGGTTCGGGGGACAGAATCGTCAGGACTCCGCCCTCATATCCCAGCAAGAGGTCGCCTTCATGCTCGTCTTCACCTGCGAATGCCCACACGCTCAGCGCGAGCACAGCGATGAACAGACCGAACAGTCGATACAGTTTCATCCGATTTTCCTCCTTTCGTATAGATGTTGGTTTAGCGCATGCCCTCCCCGCTCTGTCCGTAGTAAACCAGAACGGGGTAGAGGTCGTCGAGGTTGACCGTACCGTCCCCTGTCAGGTCTCCATGAGAAGCGACGCCGCCAAAGTGGTTCACCACATCCCGCAGGTCGTTGCTATCGATGAGGTCATCACCGTTGGTGTCGCCTAGCTTGGCGAAAGTCCAGTCCTGCCGCTGAGAGCCAGACAGGTTACGACTCACCCGCACGGAGAGGTGCTTATCCAGTTTGGCAACCACCTGCACGTTGCCCGACGTGTTGAAACCTGCAAGATACGGGTATATTGCCCACGGGTTCACGGGCTGTTCCGTGCTGGCGACGACATTGCCGTCGCGGCGCACCTGCAGCCGCAAGAAAAGGTCATACAGGCTACCCACATACCAAGGCGAAGGCGTCACATTGCCGTGGAGGCGGCTCGGGCTGCCGGCTACCATGTAGATGCGGTAGACAAACGGCATATCGAGCAGCGGTCTCGCCTGGTAGTCCACACCGCGAGTGGCTTTCAGGTCAAAAACATACACGCCAGGTGACGACGCAGCGAAAACAAAGTGATGGTGTGGCGTCCCCCCGAAGGGCAGGTCGAAATAGTTTGGCGTATTGCCCGCGCTGAAGACGGTTCCGATGCCCGACTTGTTACCCACGATGCCGGGAGATATCCACACCTTCTGCACGCGGCAACGTTGCAACATGAAACCCAGCCATCCATCGGGCACGAAGAAGTCCATCCCCACGTCCAGCAGAAAAGTGCCCTGCTGGGGCGTTACCATTTGGCGAACGGGGTGTACCTCTGGTTGGATGATAGTGAGATAGCTGTTCTCATACCCGAAAAGCATGTCCAGCTCGTGCTGAGCGCAAACAGCTTGCGCCCCTAACCATACGGTCAGACAGGTTGCTAACAGCCATCGGGCTTTCATTGGACACCTCCAGAGAAGCCGCCCAGCCCAGTGATGGGCTGGGCTTTGCTGACGCTTTTTACTTCCTGCGGCGCAGCCACAGACCAAGTAATCCCGCGCCCAACACCGCCACCGTCGACGGCTCAGGCACCGGATACAGGTCGAAGTGGAAGACGCCCGAATCGCGCAGAGGTCGATACCCCGCCGTGTTGTTGAGGTCTATCAGCTGGAAGGTGGCGGAGTAGACCTGCACGGGCGACCCCATCGCGACGGAGAACACCGGCAGGAAGGCAAAGTTATCGCCTGCCCCAATCTCGTACACGCTGCCCACGCTGGTCAAGATGGGCGTGCCGTCGGGCAAGGTGATGCGCAAGCCGGGTGTAATATCTACCAGACGCAGACCGATGCGCGCGTCTCCCAGCATTCCCGTCCAGCGTCCGCCAGAGGAGTTATACAACCGCTGGATAGCCGGGTCAGTGGAACCTGCCAGCACCCCTGTCGGCTGCATCAGCAGCTGGCTGTACTCATCGGTATCCAGCCCGGTGCGATAGTAGCCGGCGAATGCGCCGCTACCCGGGCGCATGTAGATGTACTCCTGCCCGGTGGGTCTTTGGTATAGCTCGGGCAGACGGTTGTTCGTGTTCGTGTTGTTGACGGCAGGCGAACTGGCTGGCCCGCTGTACGACCACGCGCCGATGGGGTGATAGTGTTCCGTTCCCGGCGTGTAGTGGGCAAACAACAGGGTTAGCCGTCCAAAGTTCGGGTTCGACAGGCCGCGGTAGGTACCGCTGCCGATGGTGCTTAAGCCGTCGACTCCTATGAAGTAGACGTCATGATGTTGGGCGCGTGCAGCGCTGACGCACAGCACCGCCAGCAGGGCGATTGCCCACAGCTTCAGTGTTTTCATCCTTTCCTCCTTACAGAAATGTGATGTTGTGATTGACTGGTACGGCCGAGTGAGGCGAACGCCCCACGCAGCGACTAAAGGGCTGATGAAATGAGCAGAGCTTAGAAAGGCTATGCCGTCGGGGGAGCGCGAACGGAGGGATTACTAACGACCTTGAGAGGGGTCAGGAGGGTATCGCATAAACAAAGAGTCTCCGTATCTTCGGGGAGAACGACACCGGCGACTTGAACGTCAGGCGAAGACGGGGAGTAGTGCAGCGAGCAGATGTGACATTCATGTTCATCGTGTTGATTGTTTTGCCAGCACGCTTGCGTGGAGTCAGAAGCGTGGCACGGGTGTGTGTGGTGGTGGTAGGCAGGTACGAACACCTGCATCGCCAACCATAGCACGGTTAGCAAGAGGAACGCGGTCTTACCTCGGTTGCCTTTGGTGCCACGTTTCATCCGATTTCACCTTCCGCATTCAAAACATTAGCATATCTCCACTCTGCCTGTCAAGGGTTTGCCGCGCTCTTACGCGAAAAAAATTCTTAAATCTGGCTCCCGAACGGCTTCAGCGTCTTGCCTGATGCGCAGCCAGATACCATTGGCGTAGCGCCGCACTGGCGGGTTACACCCGTCCCTTCCTCTGCAGGTCGCGAATGACCCGCCACCCGATGAGCTTGACGTCCTGCTCCTTCAGGATGCGGCGGATTTCGGCGTCAGTAGTGAACAGGCGAAACTCCTCCGCGCGGTCTTTCCATGAGCCGGCGATGTGCTGCATCTCCTCGGTAGGCAGAGCTGGGTGGATGTACAGCTCGGTCACGCCCGGCTTGAGTTCCCGCAACATGCGCTTCCAGTACTGCGTGATACTTTCGCCCGGCTTGCGCCCGCCGTGAATCAGGTAGTCCGGGAACAGGATGCCCTGCTCCAGCACTTTCTGACGCATATCGGGGTAGCCGAACTGCGCCAGCAGATCCTGCGACCCCATGCGCACGGGCAGGTTGAACTCCTTCGCCAGCGGCACATACACTTCGTAGAAGTACTTGTCGCTGTACTGCAGCGTGCCCATGTGCGAATCGAGATGGGTGATGTCGATGCCGCTGTCCATAGCCATCTTCATCTGGGCGCGAGCTTCGATCATCGCCTGCTCGGGGGTCGCGTGCTGGTACACCTGCGGCACGTCGCTCCACAGATAGCCCTGTGGGTCTATCAAACCCCTGAGCTTGCATCGGTCGCCCACCGGTCCCCAGCGATAGTACTTCCATTCGCTGGTATGCGTGAGGTGGATGCCGAAATCCGCCTTCGGGTGGGTGCGAGCATACTCGGCAATCTGCAGGAACCAGGGGCACGGAACCATGATGGAACCGGTCGTAATCAGCCCCTTCTCCATGCCCTGAATGGTTGCCTGGTTCGCGGCATAGCTCATGCCCACATCGTCCGCGTTGACGATGAGTAACTTGTCGGTGGGCTTATAGCCCAGTTTCACCGCAAGGGAAACCTCTTGCGCCATCTTTGACCTCCTGTGCGCCTTCGGCAGCGACCGGCTGAAAATCTATCTGTGATGACGGGATGACCTTCATTCCTGCGCCTCCTTGATTTATCTATTCCATGCAAAAAGCGGCTCTTCCTGCATGGGAAGAGCCGCCAGGTGGTCTCAGCAACATGTTACAGCAGGATTTCCGCTGGCATCGCGAACACCCGCAGCGCGGGTTTGCGTCGCTCTTCGAAACTGTCCACCAGCTCCTTCAGTTTCTCGGTGACCTGCTGTGCGAGTTCGTCAGACATCACGCTGAGGAAGACGGTGTTTTGACCGGGCATGATGGGCGAGCCGAGCCGCCGCCCTGTTTCTCCCACACCGGACACCCCGGAGTAGCGGGTATAGCCCGGCACATGCACCTCGTCGAGCACCTTGACCACACGATAGTCAATGCCCGTCTCACACACAATCATGAGCATTTTCATGGCGTCCCCCTCCTCTCGTTCGCTCATGGCTTACGGGCAGAGAAAAGAGTATCGGTAACAGGTGCTATCCATGTGGAATCGTATCACGCGACCGACATCTTGTCAACACCTCATCCATGAGGCACCAGCAGCGGCATGTTCCTCATCCGTCCTTCCCCTCTCGTTTGCAGCACCAGCAGCTGAACCGACGGCAGTTCGCCCCACTCGGGCACCTTCACGCGGCGGCGCCTGCGGAAACTGGGCGGACGGCGCAACGGGTCTTCCACGTCCATCGCCACCAGCAGATGCCGTTCGCCGTCGTGCAGGGTCACCTCTACCGCCACATGGTTGTCCGCATACGGGTCGCCGCTGGAGGCGAGCAGGGGCAAGCGACGCACAGCAGCCACCGGACAGGTCTCGCCCTCGAAAGGTACCAGCACCGCCACGAAGGTGGATGCCAGAGTCGCTCCACCCCTGCGCCGCACGAGAAGGCGCGGTATCCACGCCTGTTCTGTACCTGTGTAGCCCGTCACCGAGACCCATCCCTCACAGGTGTATGCCTCCGCCTCCGGCGTCAGTTCGATGCATCGCAAGGTGACCTTCTCCCCGCTGGAGCGGTAGCCGCGGCGGTCTTCCACTTGCCAGTCCACTGTCAACGGAGCATTCGGGTCGCGCCGCTGGATTCGTTGAAACTGTCGCATCACGGCATCGGCGTATTCCTTGGGTTTGGGTGCGTTGCGGCGCGCCTCCTGAAGGCGTATCTGACCGAAGGTACTGTGCACAAACTTGTCGTGCGTGCTGCCGCCGACCACGCGGAAGATGTCCAGTACATAGAAGTCTTTCTCGGAGACGTCCACCATGACCAGCGTCCGTTCATACTGCCGAATACCGTAGACTTCGGGCGCGCATACCCTCACCGTCCGCACACGCTCGGCAGGCACCCACAGGGTACTTTTCCCCGCCTCCACCCGCTGTTTTTGACCGTCGACGACCACCGTGTTGTGCGCGGCGGTGGAGTAGTACCACAGCACCTTGTCGGAATACCAGCCGCCGTATTGCACGGGCGGGTAGCCAAAGTCCACCATCAGGTCGAGCCCGAACGCGAACATCCCCACGTTCAGCGCGTCATGGTGTCCGTGGCTGTTGCCCGAGTCGTAGTCTATCCACACGGCGCGCTCATGCTCCCCCCGCCCCGAACGCAGAATCGCCAGGTGCCACTGGCTTTTGTTGACGCTACTCTGTGAGAACGTCGTGCCGTGTTGAGCGATGACCCGCTTCACTCGCTGCTGGAACCGCGCCGGGTTATCCGCCAGCAGGTCATGGGGCAAGCCATCTACCGACTTGCCGTTAGCCTGATACAGCAAGCGCACAAAGTCGACGTCTCCCGTCAGCTCATACAGCCTCCAGAAGAAGGTGAATAGCGACGGGTTGAACAGGGGATGGGGTTCGAAGATGCCTGTGCCCAGTGCAGGCAGGCGCAGGAAATCGACGCCACAATACTGGGTTATCTGCTGCCCGATGATGCCTGTATCGCCGATGAGCGGATAATAGCGCCCGAAAATCCACGTGTCCAGATGGAATCGGAACGTGTCGCGCAGGCGGAACCGCTCTACCGCCCGCGGTAGCAGGTTGGGGGAGACGCGGTCAAACAGCCCGACGATGTGCGCAATGGCACGCACACCCGAAGCCGAATAGTTCGCCAGACCTTTCTCGCCGGTCACACCGTCGACGGCGGTCGCCTTCTGCAGGGTCTCATCTAGCATCTGCTGGACGGTCGCCGCGTTTTGCTCGTAGCTCTGCACCGCCATCAATACCATCTTCGCGAAGGGCGTGCGGGGGAAATTGCTGGCAATCTTGTGTTCGTTGCGCAGAGGGTCTAACAGCAACCCCTGCTCGATGTTCTGATGGACGTCGGCAAAGGTGGCTTTGGGATTTGGCAGATTGAACCGCTTTGCCTTCTCAGAGAGGAACTGTAACAGCTCCGCATCCACGCGCAGGGCATCGAACACGGCATCATAGGCTATCGCCAGCAGGCGCGTCTCTTCGCAGGCATCGTGCCACGTGGAAACGTAGCCGTCGGTCTGCACGGTCTCGTACACCACGGACTGCGTTTTATGGTCGAACTGAGGATACAGGTCGGCGATGCGGTCGAGCAGGATGCCTGCCTTCCGCGCGTACACTCCCTCTCCAGTCACGAGATAAGCGGACGCCAGGTTCAATACACCTGCCACCACCAGCTGCTTCCACTGCTCGTAAATCAGATACGCGCCGATGAACCGCCAGCGGTTCTCGCCCTCCGCATAGCCCGTGCCGTCATCCACGCCAAAGCGGTGCAGGGGGTCGTTGGGGTCGGGATGCTGGGTGTTGAACAGCAGAGCGCGGTCGGCACGCTTCGGGTCGAAAACGCCATGCTCGTCCAGCCCCGAGCGGTAGTACGCCTCAAAGTCGTTGGTGGGAAACAGCATCTTGCAATGTGGACACTGCACCTTCCACGGGTGCTTCCACGGTTGTATCAGCCAGTCGTACATCGGGACAGGCTGTTTACACGTGGGGCAGTATCCGTTGGACCAGACCATCCACGAACGCGGCAGAGTGGGACCAAACATCAACGCCCACAGGTCGTCGTCACTCATCCGCCGCCAGGGTTCGGCAGCCTCTACGAGGCGTCTGGCGGTCTCTTCTGCCCAGTCGAAACGGCTCACGTTCTGGCGTATCCTGCGTCGCAGAGGCTCTGCGAAGAAAGCGCTTGTGCGCTTCACGATGCGAGTATCCATACAAGTTCTTCGCTCCTCGACATGGTTTCCATCCCGTTCGCCAGACATGCCGTTCATCCTGCCACGCTACTGCCTGTGGCAGGAGTACGCCCTGCATTCGGCGCAAAACACGATGGGAGGCTAATCCGATGTGTGTAGAGGAGAAACCTTTCGACGTGCTGGGTCTGGGCGTGCTGGCAGTGGATGAGCTGCTGTACGTCGAGCACTATCCGCCGCCCGATACCAAGACACCGGTCTTGCATCGCGAGAAGCAGGCAGGAGGGCTGACAGGCACCGCTCTTGTTGCTGCCGCGCGATTGGGCGCACGGTGCGCGTATGCGGGAATGCTGGGGCACGACGAGTTATCGCAGTTTGTGGTAGATACTTTTCGCCGCGAGGGGATTGACCTGACGCATGTGGTGTGGAGCGACGATGCGCAACCGGTGCACTCGGTTATTATTGTGGACACCACAGCGCACACCCGAAACATCTTCTTCCTGCGAGGCGCAAAAACCGGCGCAGCTCCGGACGCACCTCCCGCCGAAGTGATTCGCAGCACACGGGTGTTATTTGCCGACCACCACGGGTTAGCAGGGATGGTGCGGGCAGCACGCATCGCAGCGGAAGCGGGTATACCCATCGTCGCCGATGTGGAGCGTGCGGGAGGAGAGGGCTTCAGGGAGCTGGTGGAGCTCACCACGCACCTGATTGTCTCTCGCGATTTCGCAGAGCAGTTCGCCCCCGGTGCAACGGTCGCAGAAGCGGTGAAGCGTATCCGTCGCAACGCGGCGCAGACGGTGGTGGTAACCTGCGGCTCAGAGGGATGCTGGTACCTGGGGGAGGGGATGGAGGAGCCCGTGCATCAGCCAGCCTATCGCGTGCCGGTGGTGGATACCACCGGCTGTGGCGACGTGTTCCACGGTGCTTATGCCGCCGCGCTGGCAAGGGGGCTGTCTCTGCCGGAACGCATCCGGGTCGCGTCGGCAACCGCTGCACTCAAGGCGATGCACTACGGCGGGCAGGCAGGCATTCCCGGCTGGGAGACGGTCACGGAGTTTATCCGTAGCAGGAAAGATGTGCGGTGAGGTAAAATGGAGTTGATAGGGAAGTAACCTATCGCTATCCATTGGCGTCTTAACAAGTGGAAACCTCTATCGCGCGCGACAGAGGAGGTGAGGCAAATGCGGATGAAGTGGCTGTGGGTTCTGGCGTTGCTGGCGCTCGTCCTGGGCACAGTAGGCCCGGTGTACAGTCAGCAAGGGGGCGGTGAGTCGCCTCGCATCACGCTGAATCTGGAGTCCGCCAGCATTGCCGACGCTCTGAAGTTGCTGTTCCGCTCCGTCGGCTACAACTACACGCTGGACGAGTCGGTGGTGGGTGGTTACGTCACCGTCTCGCTAAAGGACGTCACCTTCGAGACGGCACTGCGCACGATTTTGCGCTCGGCCAACCCGCCATTGACGTACCGCGTGGACGGCGGCGTGTACATCATCACGCCCAAGGTGGAAACGTATGAAACCACCACAGCCGAGCCGACGATAGAAGAGCAGCCGCAGCCCCAGGTTCGTACCGAGAAGATTGTGCTGCAGCACCTGGACTCGCTGGCTATCGCCCAGCTGCTTGGCGGAACCGCCATCGCACTGAACCAGACCGGCTGGACCTATAGTGGCGGCGGTTACGGCGGCTGGGGCGGTTACGGCGGCTACGGCGGCTTCGGCGGCTACGGCGGCTTCGGCGGCTGGGGCGGCAGCGGCTGGGCTGGCGGCGGCTGGGGCGGCTATGGCGGCGGCTTCGGCGGCTGGGGCGGTGGCCTCGGCGGCTGGGGCGGCGGTTTCGGCGGCTGGGGCGGTGGCGGCTTCAACCGCGGTGGTTGGGGCGGCGGCTTCAACCGCGGTGGTTGGGGCGGCGGCTTCAACCGTGGCGGCTGGGGCGGTGGTGGCTTCAACCGCGGCGGTTGGGGAGGCGGCTGGGGAGGCTTCTAGCCTGCCCGGACGCAATGCAGCACCGCAGTGACCCTTCAACCTGCTGGAACCCGAAACAGTGGGCACTGAGCGACTCTGCTCAGTGCCCTTTACCTGGGAAGTTGCCTGCCTCCGATATCATTCCCTGCTGACCGAAGGCTGGCTGAAGATGCTCCTGACAGGCGCAGGCATCGGGTTATCTGCCCCCTTCACCGATCGCCAGATGATCTCGCTGAATAGCAGGTCATCCACGCGGTCCTCCTGGCTTAAATCCATTGCCAGCGACTCGCGCCAGCCCCACGCACTGGCAGGGTTCTTTTCGTTCAGGTCTATGCGTGCGGGACGGCATTTGTACGGGGTGAAGTCGGGCCTGTCGGTGAAGCATCGATACATCGGGGTGGCGGCGGCATCGTACTGGCTCAACGGCTCCAGTCCCAGAATCAGCTCCATCGTGCGCAACATGGAGCAGGTGGTGTAGAGGGTGCTGTCCACGCTGCGCCGCTTCACGTACGGCGAGATAACCAGAGCAGGACTGCGGTGCGCGTCCACATGGTCGGGACCGTTTTGCGCGTCGTCCTCC from Bacillota bacterium carries:
- the murJ gene encoding murein biosynthesis integral membrane protein MurJ → MAQETHKVARAAAVMMVAIFVSRVLGQLRDTAIAAWFGQNAYTDVYRAAFSIPDLLFFLIAGGALSSSFVPVFTEYLTRGQEEEAWKVFSVVATFMTLVVTGLVLIGEVFARQLVPLIAPGFEPWQLDMTASLTRIVLPAQICFFLGGLIMATLYVRGHFLVPALGPIIYNLGIIIGGWLLGGHLGVAGLSWGALAGAVVGNLLLQMAFLRRVGVRYAFSLDLKHPGVVKVGKLVLPVILGLSLPQVFVLINRAFASLLPPGAVSALDNANKQMQAPLGIFAQAISIAVFPTLSAQAARGDMEAFRRTLLQGLRALWFLTVPVSVLMMVLSTDIVSILLQYKKFTPYDTRITAEALVFYCIGLFAFSSQAILNRAFYAVQDTVTPVVIGTLTTLVFVPLNWWLMGPLAHKGLALAGSIAAILHVVWMLYALRKKVQVPVHQLWVPFAKVVLATLAAGALGYFIRHGLSATLTLLQWHPKLVSLVTIAVVSLASGGLYLALARLVGAEELEYAQKALRSRSQGG
- a CDS encoding DUF1559 domain-containing protein, yielding MQMQQHKQAFTLIELLVVIAIIAILAAILFPVFAQAREKARQSACLSNMRQMGLAVNMYIQDYDERFPLDSHTGTNAPWVWVRSLEPYTKTKLLYRCPSDPSTNWTRPLPGFRTVRQTSYVTNFWMLPRLGVDELTTNCAGYNSLASVVAPARTIYIAEAKPNATIDHYHAGAWRWPNDCGTFFLPEDELAMTWHLGGANYTFVDGHAKWMRFEQTWTPDGRIDLHHPGRE
- a CDS encoding DsrE family protein, with protein sequence MKVAYVFIMPRSASYKLAQMILPQLEAGTHGVDVVGMFFFDDNTFVLRKGDPIGERLAKVAKERNILLMMCDMCALERNLAKGKPRWCDPVTGQGLREPAECHVVDTVEGVQVGCFPDLYQALASNPPDMVISL
- a CDS encoding PEP-CTERM sorting domain-containing protein (PEP-CTERM proteins occur, often in large numbers, in the proteomes of bacteria that also encode an exosortase, a predicted intramembrane cysteine proteinase. The presence of a PEP-CTERM domain at a protein's C-terminus predicts cleavage within the sorting domain, followed by covalent anchoring to some some component of the (usually Gram-negative) cell surface. Many PEP-CTERM proteins exhibit an unusual sequence composition that includes large numbers of potential glycosylation sites. Expression of one such protein has been shown restore the ability of a bacterium to form floc, a type of biofilm.); the protein is MKLYRLFGLFIAVLALSVWAFAGEDEHEGDLLLGYEGGVLTILSPEPLTQEPYWLTVNMEPTGLGFYVVDIGFDFAHGDHDHTISPLNGDEPMLKQVTIRQLFVSSELFGVVEGDDAPIFGIGTVGELTLMYDPDDPESVHKHVVFATSDFAPKLWQFQLVNGIAHDGTALGNSLVYTIKFNPVPEPASLAVLATGTGLLLLSRRRR
- a CDS encoding all3515 family Zur-repressed PEP-CTERM protein translates to MKTLKLWAIALLAVLCVSAARAQHHDVYFIGVDGLSTIGSGTYRGLSNPNFGRLTLLFAHYTPGTEHYHPIGAWSYSGPASSPAVNNTNTNNRLPELYQRPTGQEYIYMRPGSGAFAGYYRTGLDTDEYSQLLMQPTGVLAGSTDPAIQRLYNSSGGRWTGMLGDARIGLRLVDITPGLRITLPDGTPILTSVGSVYEIGAGDNFAFLPVFSVAMGSPVQVYSATFQLIDLNNTAGYRPLRDSGVFHFDLYPVPEPSTVAVLGAGLLGLWLRRRK
- a CDS encoding polysaccharide deacetylase family protein, encoding MAQEVSLAVKLGYKPTDKLLIVNADDVGMSYAANQATIQGMEKGLITTGSIMVPCPWFLQIAEYARTHPKADFGIHLTHTSEWKYYRWGPVGDRCKLRGLIDPQGYLWSDVPQVYQHATPEQAMIEARAQMKMAMDSGIDITHLDSHMGTLQYSDKYFYEVYVPLAKEFNLPVRMGSQDLLAQFGYPDMRQKVLEQGILFPDYLIHGGRKPGESITQYWKRMLRELKPGVTELYIHPALPTEEMQHIAGSWKDRAEEFRLFTTDAEIRRILKEQDVKLIGWRVIRDLQRKGRV